One genomic window of Geothermobacter hydrogeniphilus includes the following:
- the icmF gene encoding fused isobutyryl-CoA mutase/GTPase IcmF, whose protein sequence is MENAVYQAQHPIRFVTATSLYDGHDVSINIMRRMLQDSGAEVVHLGHNRSALEIVTAAIHEDVQGIAVSSYQGGHLEFFKYIHDLLAEKGAGHVKIFGGGGGVILPEEIRELEDYGICKIFSPEDGRRMGLQGMINFKLEQCDFATPRQLTRDLELLPGRDHQAIARLITAAEELVSGGDEKLAAAQQQVRELAKPVPVLGITGTGGAGKSSLTDELVRRFLRDFEDKNMAILSVDPTRKRTGGALLGDRIRMNAINTERVFMRSLATRDSRSELSAAIREALDVLKAAAFDLIIVETSGIGQGDAGIVDVCDLSLYVMTSEFGAPTQLEKIDMLDFADMVALNKMEKRGSEDALRNVRKQVRRNRKLFDVADDELPVYGTIASQFNDVGTNRLYRALIDRLNERCGLDWQSQLEVGEGQSLAQQIIPPEQVGYLTEITHAARNYRRQVEEQARAGSRLYQLKGTRQLLAEQCDCRVEDIDRLIETTESQLSEENRQRLQQWPELKKAYAEEVMVTKVRDKEIRTELFTTSLSGTRIPRVCLPNFADYGEILRWCMKENAPGFFPYTAGLFPFKRTAEDPKRQFAGEGTPERTNRRFHFLTKDDDAKRLSTAFDSVTLYGEDPDERPDIYGKVGMSGVSICTLDDMDKLFAGFDLCDPMTSVSLTINGPAPMLLAMFLNTAISQQVEKFRNENNREPNADEYEKIRSGTLQTVRGTVQADILKEDQGQNTCIFSTEFALRMMGDVQQYFIDQKVRNYYSVSISGYHIAEAGANPISQLAFTLSNGFTYVEYYLARGMHIDDFAPNLSFFFSNGLDPEYTVIGRVARRIWSVVMRDKYGANKRSQMLKYHIQTSGRSLHAQEMDFNDIRTTLQALMAIYDNCNSLHTNAYDEAVTTPTEESVRRAMAIQMIINKELGLAKNENPLQGAFIIEELTDLVEEAVLCEFDRISQRGGVLGAMETQYQRSKIQDESMLYEHLKHTGELPVIGVNTYLNPRADEEGYQIPGELARSTEEEKQLQLSNLRDFQRRHADQAPEALKRLQQVATSGGNIFAELMETVKVASLGQISAALYEVGGQYRRNM, encoded by the coding sequence ATGGAAAACGCTGTTTATCAGGCGCAGCACCCGATCCGTTTTGTCACCGCCACCAGTCTCTATGACGGCCACGATGTCTCGATCAACATCATGCGTCGCATGTTGCAGGATTCCGGAGCCGAGGTCGTTCATCTCGGGCATAACCGCTCGGCGTTGGAGATCGTCACCGCGGCCATCCACGAGGATGTCCAGGGCATCGCGGTCAGCTCCTACCAGGGCGGCCACCTCGAATTCTTCAAGTACATCCACGACCTGCTCGCCGAGAAGGGCGCCGGACATGTCAAAATCTTCGGCGGCGGCGGCGGCGTTATCCTGCCGGAGGAGATCCGGGAACTGGAAGACTACGGCATCTGCAAGATCTTCTCACCCGAAGACGGCCGCCGCATGGGCCTGCAGGGCATGATCAACTTCAAGCTCGAACAGTGCGACTTCGCCACCCCCCGGCAGCTCACCAGGGATCTCGAACTGCTCCCAGGCCGGGATCACCAGGCCATCGCCCGTCTGATCACCGCCGCCGAGGAGCTGGTCAGCGGCGGCGATGAAAAACTGGCGGCGGCGCAGCAGCAGGTGCGGGAGCTGGCCAAACCGGTGCCGGTTCTCGGTATCACCGGCACCGGCGGGGCGGGCAAAAGCTCGCTCACCGATGAACTGGTGCGCCGCTTCCTGCGCGATTTCGAGGATAAGAACATGGCGATCCTGTCGGTCGATCCGACCCGCAAGCGGACCGGTGGCGCTCTGCTCGGCGACCGCATCCGCATGAACGCCATCAACACCGAGCGGGTCTTCATGCGCTCCCTCGCCACCCGCGATTCCCGCAGCGAACTCTCCGCCGCCATCCGCGAGGCTCTGGACGTTCTCAAGGCGGCCGCGTTCGATCTGATCATCGTCGAAACCAGCGGCATCGGCCAGGGAGATGCCGGTATCGTCGATGTCTGCGATCTCTCGCTCTACGTCATGACCAGCGAGTTCGGCGCCCCGACCCAGCTGGAAAAGATCGACATGCTCGATTTCGCCGACATGGTGGCACTGAACAAGATGGAAAAGCGCGGTTCCGAGGACGCGTTGCGAAATGTTCGCAAGCAGGTCCGACGCAACCGCAAGCTGTTCGATGTCGCCGACGACGAACTGCCGGTCTACGGCACCATCGCCAGCCAGTTCAACGATGTCGGCACCAACCGGCTCTACCGGGCGCTGATCGACCGTCTCAACGAACGCTGCGGGCTCGACTGGCAGTCACAGCTGGAAGTCGGCGAGGGGCAGAGTCTCGCCCAGCAGATCATCCCTCCCGAACAGGTCGGCTACCTGACCGAAATCACTCATGCCGCCAGGAACTACCGCCGGCAGGTCGAAGAACAGGCCCGGGCCGGGAGCCGGCTCTACCAGCTCAAGGGAACCAGGCAACTGCTGGCCGAACAATGCGACTGCCGGGTGGAGGATATCGACCGGTTGATCGAAACGACCGAAAGCCAGCTGAGCGAGGAGAACCGGCAGCGGCTGCAGCAGTGGCCGGAGCTGAAAAAAGCCTACGCCGAAGAAGTGATGGTAACAAAAGTGCGCGACAAGGAGATCCGCACCGAGCTGTTCACCACCTCCCTCTCCGGCACCCGCATTCCCCGTGTCTGTCTGCCGAATTTCGCCGACTACGGTGAAATCCTGCGCTGGTGCATGAAGGAGAACGCCCCCGGTTTCTTCCCCTACACCGCCGGGCTGTTCCCCTTCAAGCGCACCGCCGAAGATCCGAAACGCCAGTTCGCCGGCGAAGGCACCCCGGAGCGGACCAACCGCCGCTTTCATTTTCTGACCAAGGATGACGACGCCAAGCGGCTGTCGACCGCCTTCGACAGCGTCACCCTTTATGGCGAAGATCCGGACGAACGACCCGACATCTACGGCAAGGTGGGGATGAGCGGGGTCTCGATCTGCACCCTCGACGACATGGACAAGCTGTTCGCCGGTTTCGACCTCTGCGATCCGATGACCTCCGTCTCGCTGACCATCAACGGCCCGGCGCCGATGCTGCTGGCAATGTTCCTCAACACCGCCATCAGCCAGCAGGTGGAGAAATTCAGGAACGAGAACAACCGCGAACCGAACGCCGACGAGTATGAAAAGATCCGCTCCGGCACCCTGCAGACGGTGCGCGGCACCGTCCAGGCGGACATCCTCAAGGAGGACCAGGGGCAGAACACCTGCATCTTCTCCACCGAGTTCGCGCTGCGGATGATGGGCGACGTGCAGCAGTACTTCATCGATCAGAAAGTGCGCAACTATTACTCGGTCTCGATCAGCGGCTACCATATCGCCGAGGCCGGCGCCAACCCGATCAGCCAACTCGCCTTCACCCTCTCCAACGGCTTCACCTACGTCGAATACTATCTCGCCCGCGGCATGCACATCGACGACTTCGCCCCCAACCTCTCCTTCTTCTTCAGCAACGGCCTCGACCCCGAGTACACGGTCATCGGCCGGGTGGCGAGGCGGATCTGGTCGGTGGTGATGCGCGACAAGTACGGCGCCAACAAGCGCAGCCAGATGCTCAAGTACCACATCCAGACCTCGGGACGTTCGCTGCACGCCCAGGAGATGGACTTCAACGATATCCGCACCACCCTGCAGGCGCTGATGGCGATCTACGACAACTGCAACTCGCTGCACACCAACGCCTACGACGAGGCAGTGACCACCCCGACCGAGGAATCGGTGCGACGGGCGATGGCGATCCAGATGATCATCAACAAGGAACTGGGCCTGGCCAAGAACGAGAACCCGCTGCAGGGCGCCTTCATCATCGAGGAGTTGACCGACCTGGTCGAGGAGGCGGTGCTGTGCGAATTCGACCGCATCAGCCAGCGCGGCGGCGTGCTCGGGGCGATGGAGACCCAGTACCAGCGCAGCAAGATCCAGGACGAGTCGATGCTCTACGAGCACCTCAAGCACACCGGCGAGCTGCCGGTGATCGGCGTCAACACCTACCTCAACCCGCGCGCCGACGAGGAGGGCTACCAGATCCCCGGCGAACTGGCCCGCTCCACCGAAGAGGAGAAACAGCTGCAGCTGAGCAACCTGCGCGATTTCCAGCGCCGCCACGCCGACCAGGCCCCGGAAGCCCTGAAGCGCCTGCAGCAGGTCGCGACCAGCGGCGGCAACATCTTCGCCGAGCTGATGGAAACGGTTAAAGTCGCCTCGCTCGGCCAGATCAGTGCAGCGCTGTACGAAGTCGGCGGACAGTATCGGAGAAATATGTAG
- a CDS encoding sigma-54 interaction domain-containing protein, whose translation MGFAQQARDAGFDLGDRDLSTESWLVVLDQRQCIATSNEECFALIGKRPEEIIGRRLGQVVRLGFLHSFIVQGVSFTGQPIWIDGVKHFCDYAPLGRDPHASGGLFTLMRSEQLDIPCLEVPDLLCSMDAGSDLARESLILVNTEGIITMINQPFADVLGICAGEMLGKNVRSAYPNSNPSRLPVVMDTGQAEEAEPHLLNGRHAVVSRYPLFREGKMVGAWGKVLFSDVREVSRLAEKFQAYIKLPEKPKKGRRGRGQEFKYDCNSIIGHSKAMKDLKEKLLRIAQRPSNVLLMGESGTGKELCAHAIHAASKRRYAPFVRVNCAAIPDHLLESELFGYVEGAFTGARKGGQVGKFEQADGGTIFLDEISDMPLVMQAKLLRVLQEREVTPLGSTATRSIDMRVVAATNVNLEEKVRDGSFRTDLYYRLNVIALEIPPLRERRDDIYFITKHLIDGFNAEFEMTVQGLDEEAWQLLRNYDFPGNIRELRNAIESAFNMVTGSMIRAADLPLHIRRAAGSLVLPCLDGDRQEGLLASIGQKTLQEIMDEMERQLIQASLERVGGNKLNAANVLGISRPGLYKKLHKYNLQ comes from the coding sequence ATGGGATTTGCTCAACAAGCCAGGGATGCGGGTTTCGATCTCGGAGATCGTGATCTGTCGACCGAAAGCTGGCTGGTGGTTCTTGACCAGCGGCAGTGTATCGCCACCTCCAACGAGGAATGTTTCGCCCTGATCGGCAAGCGGCCGGAAGAGATTATCGGCCGGCGGCTCGGTCAGGTGGTCAGGCTCGGTTTTCTCCATTCCTTTATCGTCCAGGGTGTCAGCTTCACCGGCCAGCCGATCTGGATCGACGGCGTCAAGCATTTCTGCGACTACGCCCCGCTCGGCCGCGATCCGCACGCTTCGGGGGGATTGTTCACCCTGATGCGCTCCGAGCAGCTCGACATCCCCTGCCTGGAAGTGCCCGACCTGCTCTGTTCCATGGATGCCGGATCCGACCTGGCCCGGGAGAGCCTGATCCTGGTCAACACCGAGGGTATCATCACCATGATCAATCAGCCGTTTGCCGATGTGCTGGGGATCTGTGCCGGTGAGATGCTCGGCAAGAATGTCCGCAGCGCTTATCCCAATTCAAATCCGTCGCGGCTGCCGGTGGTGATGGATACCGGCCAGGCGGAAGAGGCCGAACCGCATCTGCTCAATGGCCGTCATGCCGTGGTCAGCCGTTATCCGCTCTTCAGGGAGGGCAAGATGGTCGGCGCCTGGGGCAAGGTGCTGTTCAGTGATGTGCGTGAAGTTTCACGTCTGGCGGAAAAGTTTCAGGCCTATATCAAGCTTCCGGAAAAGCCGAAGAAGGGTCGTCGCGGTCGCGGGCAGGAGTTCAAGTACGATTGCAACAGCATTATCGGCCACAGCAAGGCGATGAAGGACCTCAAGGAGAAGCTGCTGCGCATCGCCCAGCGTCCTTCCAATGTCCTGCTGATGGGGGAGAGCGGGACCGGCAAGGAACTCTGTGCGCATGCCATCCACGCCGCCAGCAAGCGTCGCTACGCTCCCTTCGTGCGGGTCAACTGTGCCGCCATCCCGGATCACCTGCTGGAATCGGAACTGTTCGGCTATGTCGAGGGGGCTTTTACCGGGGCGCGCAAGGGCGGTCAGGTCGGCAAGTTCGAGCAGGCTGACGGCGGTACCATCTTTCTCGACGAGATCAGTGACATGCCGCTGGTGATGCAGGCCAAGCTGCTGCGGGTGCTGCAGGAGAGGGAAGTGACCCCGCTCGGCAGCACCGCCACCCGGAGTATCGATATGCGGGTTGTCGCGGCGACCAATGTCAACCTCGAAGAGAAGGTGCGGGACGGCAGTTTCCGTACCGATCTCTACTACCGGCTCAATGTCATCGCTCTGGAAATCCCCCCGCTCAGGGAGCGGCGTGACGATATCTATTTCATCACCAAGCATCTGATCGACGGCTTCAACGCCGAGTTCGAGATGACGGTTCAGGGGCTCGATGAAGAAGCCTGGCAGTTGCTGCGCAATTATGATTTCCCGGGGAATATCCGTGAGTTGCGCAATGCCATCGAGAGCGCGTTCAATATGGTGACCGGGTCCATGATTCGCGCGGCCGATCTGCCGCTGCATATCCGGCGAGCTGCCGGCAGCCTTGTTCTGCCATGCCTGGACGGGGACCGGCAGGAGGGTCTGCTGGCGAGCATCGGGCAGAAAACCCTGCAGGAAATCATGGATGAGATGGAACGTCAGTTGATCCAGGCATCCCTCGAACGGGTCGGCGGCAACAAGCTGAATGCGGCCAATGTCCTCGGCATCTCCCGTCCGGGACTTTACAAGAAACTGCACAAATACAATCTGCAGTAG
- a CDS encoding ABC transporter ATP-binding protein, producing MTETPPLLNVSDISLSFGGVHALTDVSFQVAKGEIFSIIGPNGAGKTSMLNCISGRYQPNKGSIRFREKELIGLRPNDRCTLGIGRTFQNLALFAHMTVLDNIMVGRHHLLKNNFLTGSVYWLFGARKEELRHRAEVEDIIDFLEIAHIRKSIAGTLSYGLRKRVELARAVALRPDLILLDEPMAGMNLEEKEDMARYIIDLNEEWGMTVVMIEHDMGVVMDISHRVMVLDFGKKIAAGLPDEVLANPRVKKAYLGEDDDETAADDAARTGEVA from the coding sequence ATGACTGAAACGCCCCCTCTGCTCAATGTCAGCGACATTTCGCTGTCATTCGGCGGGGTTCACGCCCTGACCGATGTCAGTTTCCAGGTCGCCAAGGGAGAGATCTTCTCCATCATCGGCCCCAACGGCGCCGGCAAGACCTCGATGCTGAATTGTATCTCCGGTCGCTACCAGCCGAACAAGGGTTCGATCCGCTTCAGGGAAAAGGAGCTGATCGGCCTGCGGCCCAACGATCGCTGTACTCTCGGCATCGGGCGTACCTTCCAGAATCTCGCCCTCTTCGCCCACATGACCGTGCTGGACAACATCATGGTCGGACGTCATCACCTGCTGAAAAACAATTTTCTCACCGGTTCCGTCTACTGGTTGTTCGGGGCCCGCAAGGAGGAGCTGCGTCACCGCGCCGAGGTCGAGGACATCATCGATTTCCTTGAAATCGCCCACATTCGCAAATCGATTGCCGGAACCCTTTCCTACGGGCTGCGCAAGCGGGTCGAACTGGCCCGCGCCGTCGCCCTGCGTCCCGATCTGATTCTGCTCGACGAGCCGATGGCCGGGATGAACCTGGAGGAAAAGGAAGATATGGCGCGTTACATCATCGACCTCAATGAAGAGTGGGGAATGACGGTGGTGATGATCGAGCATGACATGGGGGTGGTGATGGATATTTCCCACCGGGTGATGGTGCTCGATTTCGGCAAGAAGATCGCCGCCGGCCTGCCCGACGAGGTCCTCGCCAACCCGCGGGTGAAGAAGGCCTACCTCGGTGAGGATGATGACGAGACGGCGGCGGATGACGCGGCCCGGACCGGGGAGGTGGCCTGA
- a CDS encoding long-chain fatty acid--CoA ligase, with product MKAEYADIKVYDTFPKLLAYNAANWPDEIAMREKEFGIWNAYSWDDYNSLVRRFALGMHKLGIGHGDSVGIIGDNRPEWVAGEIASHALRAMIFGIYQDSMNEECAYLINYAGAKIIIAEDEEQVDKVLEITEQCPCVKHIIYCDPRGMRKYDDPRLLSHIDLMKLGEELDAQQPRLYEQLVAAGRPEDVAILCPTSGTTSNPKLAMLQCGPMLEHCLDYLHNDPKFPTDNYVSVLPLPWIMEQVYAVAQALISRQIVNFVEEPETMMADLREIGPNFVLLAPRVWETVAADVKAKMMDATRFKQKMFNYGMKLAEKAAAEGKGQSKLAYWLLFRALKDRLGFSSLRSAATGGAALGPDTFKFFLAMGVPLRQLYGQTEMGGAYTIHRADDVDFDSVGIPFDTSDVRIDNPDANGVGEVVSKTRGMFLGYYKNDEATAETLEDGWMHTGDAGYFKKENGHLVVIDRISDLAETSTGSRFSPQFIENKLKFSPFIAEAVIQGDGRPYLAAIICIRYEIVAKWAEQRGIAFTNYINLSAQPQVYDMVQKEIEQVNATLPEAQRIRKFLLLYKQLDADDGELTRTRKVRRGVIKEKYAEIIDTIYSDQEIVHIDTVITFQDGNKSRVRTDVRVVDLFPNASRKGAGGKMQTAV from the coding sequence ATGAAAGCCGAATACGCCGATATCAAGGTCTACGATACCTTTCCCAAGCTGTTGGCCTACAATGCCGCCAACTGGCCGGATGAGATCGCCATGCGGGAAAAGGAGTTCGGTATCTGGAACGCCTACAGCTGGGACGACTACAACTCACTGGTCAGGCGTTTCGCCCTCGGCATGCATAAACTGGGCATCGGCCATGGCGATTCAGTCGGCATCATCGGTGACAACCGGCCGGAATGGGTTGCCGGGGAGATCGCCTCGCACGCGCTGCGGGCGATGATCTTCGGCATCTACCAGGATTCGATGAACGAAGAGTGCGCCTACCTGATCAACTATGCCGGGGCGAAGATCATCATCGCCGAGGATGAAGAACAGGTCGACAAGGTGCTGGAGATCACCGAGCAGTGCCCCTGCGTCAAGCACATCATCTATTGCGACCCGCGCGGTATGCGCAAGTACGACGACCCGCGGCTGCTCAGCCATATCGACCTGATGAAACTCGGCGAGGAACTCGACGCGCAGCAGCCGCGGCTCTACGAACAGCTGGTTGCCGCCGGCCGGCCGGAGGATGTTGCCATCCTCTGCCCGACTTCAGGGACCACCTCCAATCCCAAGCTGGCCATGCTGCAGTGCGGGCCGATGCTCGAACACTGCCTCGACTACCTGCATAACGACCCGAAATTCCCGACCGACAACTATGTTTCGGTGCTGCCGCTGCCGTGGATCATGGAGCAGGTCTACGCCGTCGCCCAGGCGCTGATCAGCCGCCAGATCGTCAATTTCGTCGAGGAACCGGAGACGATGATGGCCGACCTGCGGGAAATCGGCCCCAACTTCGTGCTGCTGGCACCGCGGGTCTGGGAAACGGTCGCCGCCGATGTCAAGGCGAAGATGATGGATGCCACCCGCTTCAAGCAGAAGATGTTCAACTACGGCATGAAGCTCGCCGAAAAGGCGGCCGCCGAAGGGAAGGGGCAGTCGAAACTGGCTTACTGGTTGCTGTTCCGGGCGCTCAAGGACCGTCTCGGTTTCTCCAGCCTGCGATCGGCGGCGACCGGCGGCGCGGCGCTGGGACCGGACACCTTCAAGTTCTTCCTTGCCATGGGGGTACCGTTGCGGCAGCTCTACGGCCAGACTGAAATGGGTGGTGCCTACACCATCCACCGGGCGGACGATGTCGATTTCGACAGTGTCGGCATCCCCTTCGATACCTCCGATGTGCGTATCGACAACCCCGATGCCAACGGCGTCGGCGAAGTGGTCTCGAAAACCCGCGGCATGTTCCTCGGCTACTACAAGAATGACGAGGCTACGGCGGAAACCCTTGAGGACGGCTGGATGCATACCGGTGACGCCGGCTATTTCAAGAAGGAGAACGGTCACCTGGTGGTTATCGACCGGATCTCCGACCTGGCGGAAACCTCGACCGGATCACGCTTCTCGCCGCAGTTCATCGAGAACAAGCTGAAGTTCTCTCCCTTCATCGCCGAGGCGGTGATCCAGGGCGACGGTCGGCCCTACCTGGCGGCGATCATCTGCATCCGTTACGAGATTGTCGCCAAATGGGCCGAGCAGCGCGGTATCGCCTTCACGAACTATATCAATCTCTCCGCCCAGCCGCAGGTCTACGACATGGTGCAGAAAGAGATCGAACAGGTCAACGCGACTCTGCCCGAGGCGCAGCGGATTCGCAAGTTCCTGCTGCTCTACAAGCAGCTCGACGCCGATGATGGCGAACTGACCCGGACCCGCAAGGTGCGTCGCGGTGTGATCAAGGAAAAATACGCCGAGATCATCGACACCATCTATTCGGATCAGGAGATCGTTCACATCGATACCGTCATCACCTTCCAGGACGGCAACAAGTCCCGGGTGCGGACCGATGTCCGGGTGGTCGATCTGTTCCCGAATGCGTCGCGTAAGGGTGCCGGCGGCAAGATGCAGACGGCAGTTTAG
- a CDS encoding branched-chain amino acid ABC transporter permease, translated as MNFELLTQLVVNGLIVGTLYGVVAMCFVLIYKSTQVVNFAQGEFLLIGAWTCWALLVKFHLPFWLGFPITLAFMVIFGIVLQMVVLRPLIGEPIISVIMVTIGLSMFFQSLMGWIFGVYAKPFPRVFETESINLLGLQIQTAYIMSLVISVVIMIGFYYFFKYSRLGLAMRATAFDQQVAQSLGISVKKVFAAAWAISALVSAMAGVVVGMVNGVSSALSFFGIKVFPVVILGGLDSIVGSIVGGLIIGVLENLAEFVDSQWLHLGNMYTIAPFYALVVILMIKPYGLFGTKDIERI; from the coding sequence ATGAATTTTGAACTTCTCACCCAGCTTGTTGTCAACGGCCTGATTGTCGGCACCCTTTACGGGGTGGTGGCGATGTGTTTCGTGCTGATCTACAAGTCGACCCAGGTGGTCAACTTCGCTCAGGGCGAGTTCCTGCTGATCGGCGCCTGGACCTGCTGGGCGCTGCTGGTCAAGTTTCATCTTCCCTTCTGGCTCGGTTTTCCGATCACCCTCGCCTTTATGGTGATCTTCGGCATCGTGCTGCAGATGGTGGTTTTAAGACCGTTGATCGGTGAGCCGATCATTTCGGTCATCATGGTCACCATCGGCCTGTCGATGTTCTTCCAGTCGCTGATGGGCTGGATTTTCGGCGTCTACGCCAAGCCCTTCCCGCGGGTTTTCGAGACCGAGTCGATCAACCTGCTCGGGTTGCAGATTCAGACCGCCTACATCATGAGCCTGGTCATTTCGGTGGTGATCATGATCGGCTTCTACTATTTCTTCAAGTATTCCCGGCTCGGCCTGGCGATGCGCGCCACCGCCTTCGATCAGCAGGTGGCCCAGAGCCTCGGCATCTCGGTGAAGAAGGTGTTCGCCGCCGCCTGGGCGATTTCGGCACTGGTTTCGGCCATGGCGGGAGTGGTGGTCGGCATGGTCAACGGCGTCTCTTCGGCGCTCTCCTTCTTCGGCATCAAAGTTTTTCCAGTGGTTATTCTCGGCGGGCTCGATTCGATCGTCGGTTCGATCGTCGGCGGTCTGATTATCGGTGTGCTGGAAAACCTGGCGGAATTCGTCGACAGCCAGTGGCTGCATCTCGGCAACATGTACACCATCGCCCCCTTCTACGCCCTGGTGGTGATCCTGATGATCAAGCCCTACGGCCTGTTCGGCACCAAGGATATCGAGAGGATCTGA